The genomic window TCGATCAGGTCCCGGCGGGCGAGCGCGTCCCGCGTCCCCTGCAGGAAGAGCATCGGCACCGTCACGCCGCCGAGGTGGGCCGCGCGCTCGGCGGCGCGCTCGGGACGGCCGGGCGCGTGGAGCAGGAATCCGAAGAAGACGAGGCCGCGCACCCCCGGCAGCGGCGCGTCGGAAGCGGCGGTCGAGGTCATGCGACCCCCCATCGACTTGCCGCCCGCCAGCAGCGGAAGCCCGTCCGCCAGGGCGGCGGCCTTCGCGACGGCGGCTCGGACGGTCTCCACGAGGATCGGCGGCCGGTCGGGAGGCCGGCGGCGGCCGGAGAGCGCCCGCGCCTCCATGTAGGGGAAGTGGTAGCGAAACGATGCGATCCCCTGCCCCGCCAGCCGCTGCGCCATGTCCGACATGAACGGGTGCTCGATCCCCGCCCCGGCCCCGTGCGCGAAGGCGAGCATGGCGCGCGGCTCCGGCGGGCGCACAAGCAGCGCCGACACTTCACTCACGCGGAGGGAGACGAACTGAGCCTGCTCGGAGAAGCGATGCGTCTCGCCGACCTCGCCGGCCGCGCGCGGAGCAGGCCCGCTCACGGCGACTTCGTGTCCGGCTGGTCACGCGGTTCGTGCGCGGCGACCGGGCCCGTCCAGCGGTCCGTGGGATCGAGTGCTTCTTCCGCCGTGGGATCGCGCGGCGCCGGGATCCGGAGCGCCAGCCACAGGGCGATGGCCGACGCCGCGGCCCCGACGAGGAACGGGCTCTCGATCGAGTACAGTTCGAACAGGTGGCCCGCCGCCAGCGGCGCCAACACACGGCCCAGGCCCCCGGCCACCTGGCTTCCGCCGAGCACGGACCCCTGTGAGTGCTCATCCGTGTTCCGCGAGATCAGGGCGTGGAGCGACGGGAAGATGAGTCCCGTCGCCGCCGCCCAACTCGGCACGAGGAACCAGAGTTGCCAGCGGTCGGCCAGGAACGGGATGGCGCCCACGCCCAGGGCGAGCAGCGCGCACCCCGCGCGCACGGTGTTCGGTTCGCCGAACCGCTTCACGATCCGCCCGACGAGCCCGCCGCGCACGATCACGGTGACGCCTCCCGCGAGCGTGAACACGAGACCCATGTCCGCAGCCGTCATCGCGAACACGCGCTCGGTGTAGAGGGCGAGCACCGACGTCATCGAAGTGAAGCAGGCGAGCGTCAGAAAATACACGACGAGGAGCAGCCACAGCGGAAACCGCGTCAGAGAGCCCAGCCACATCCCGACGGTCGCGGCCTCCCCCTTCGACGCGTCGGCCCGGCCGGAGCGGAAGTGCCGCGACTCCGGCAGCAGGACCATCGCCGCCATCAGGTTCAGCAGGCACAGCCCCCCGGCGACGTAACCCGGTGCTCCCAGCCCGAAGCGGCTGAAGAACCCGCCGATCGCCGGTCCGAGCATGATCCCGAGGCCGGACGCGGCCCCGATGAAGCCGAGTCCCCGGGCCCGTTCCTCGCCCTCCGTGGAGTCCGCGACGTATGCCTGCGCGATCCCGAGCGTCCCGCCGGCGGCACCCGCCGTCGCGCGAGAGATGAGGAGGAGCCACAGGTTGTCCGCGAGCGCGAACAGGAGGTACGAGAGCGCCGACGCCAGAAGCCCGATGAGGAGGAGGCGCCGGCGTCCCACCCGGTCGGAGAACCGTCCCCAGATCGGTGCCGACAGGAGTTGCGTGATGGAGAACGAAGCGATGATGAGGGTGACCCAGCGCGGCGAGGCGCCCAGTTCCTCGGCGTAGAACGGGAGCAGCGGGAGGACGATGCCGAAACCCATCATGTCCACCATCACCGTCCCGAACAGGACGCCGAGTCCGGAGCGTCTCAGCATGCGAGCAAGGTCTTCACT from Candidatus Palauibacter soopunensis includes these protein-coding regions:
- a CDS encoding alpha/beta family hydrolase, producing MSGPAPRAAGEVGETHRFSEQAQFVSLRVSEVSALLVRPPEPRAMLAFAHGAGAGIEHPFMSDMAQRLAGQGIASFRYHFPYMEARALSGRRRPPDRPPILVETVRAAVAKAAALADGLPLLAGGKSMGGRMTSTAASDAPLPGVRGLVFFGFLLHAPGRPERAAERAAHLGGVTVPMLFLQGTRDALARRDLIEETCASLGPLATLHELEGADHSFRVLKRSDLTNEEVADEIAASAAAWSTGLEPSP